One part of the Anopheles coustani chromosome 2, idAnoCousDA_361_x.2, whole genome shotgun sequence genome encodes these proteins:
- the LOC131265545 gene encoding adult-specific cuticular protein ACP-20-like, translating to MFKLSLALIALCGAALAYEHHGFVSEVKHIPYKYFGGGGIRGGQGGFEGGFGGGISEGGFEGKDYYAYPKYKFEYGVKDYHTGDHKSQWEVRDGDVVKGEYTLDEPDGSTRIVKYHADSKNGFEAIVKNIGKGGLQQGGGSSFGGGQEGLGGGYGYGHGYSYSKLKKFN from the exons atgttcaaattGTCCCTTGCTTTGATCGCTCTTTGCGGAGCTGCTCTGGCCTACGAGCATCACGGCTTCGTCAGCGAAGTTAAACACATTCCGTACAAGTATTTCGGCGGTGGTGGCATCAGAGGAGGACAG GGAGGTTTTGAGGGAGGATTTGGAGGAGGTATCAGCGAAGGTGGTTTCGAGGGTAAGGACTACTACGCCTATCCGAAGTACAAGTTCGAGTATGGAGTTAAGGACTACCACACCGGAGACCACAAGAGCCAGTGGGAGGTGCGCGATGGAGATGTCGTGAAGGGAGAGTACACTCTGGATGAACCGGACGGTTCGACCCGTATCGTGAAGTATCACGCCGATAGCAAGAACGGATTCGAGGCCATCGTCAAGAACATTGGCAAGGGAGGTCTGCAGCAGGGAGGTGGATCGTCGTTCGGCGGTGGCCAGGAAGGACTCGGCGGAGGCTACGGATATGGCCACGGATACAGCTACAGCAAGCTGAAGAAGTTCAACTAA
- the LOC131265544 gene encoding adult-specific cuticular protein ACP-20-like, whose product MMKFTVVALALIGACLAYEHHGFVSEVKHIPYKYYGGGIGGGIGEEQEGGFEGGFGGGIGGGISEGGYEGKDYYAYPKYKFEYGVKDYHTGDHKSQWEVRDGDVVKGEYTLDEPDGSTRIVKYHADSKNGFEAIVKNIGKGGLQQEGGSSFGGGQEGLGGGYGYGHGYSYSKLKKFN is encoded by the exons ATGATGAAGTTTACGGTCGTCGCTTTGGCCCTAATTGGTGCCTGTTTGGCATACGAACATCACGGCTTCGTTAGCGAGGTGAAACATATTCCGTACAAGTATTACGGCGGTGGTATCGGTGGAGGCATCGGCGAAGAGCAG gaGGGTGGCTTTGAAGGAGGATTTGGAGGAGGCATCGGCGGAGGTATCAGCGAAGGTGGTTACGAGGGTAAGGACTACTACGCCTATCCGAAGTACAAGTTCGAGTACGGAGTTAAGGACTACCACACTGGAGACCACAAGAGCCAGTGGGAGGTGCGCGATGGAGACGTTGTGAAGGGAGAGTACACTCTGGATGAACCGGACGGTTCGACCCGTATCGTGAAGTATCACGCCGATAGCAAGAACGGATTCGAGGCCATCGTCAAGAACATTGGCAAGGGAGGTCTACAGCAGGAGGGTGGATCGTCGTTCGGCGGTGGCCAGGAAGGACTCGGTGGCGGTTACGGATATGGCCACGGATACAGCTACAGCAAGCTGAAGAAGTTCAACTAA